One bacterium DNA window includes the following coding sequences:
- a CDS encoding DNA-directed RNA polymerase subunit beta, translating into MIKQLPTKVFSAHKGALVKQPNLVEVQTNSYRWFLEKGIRELLDEVSPIKDYSGKELELHFTDFAFDEPKYDEAYSRFKDLTYEATLRVKAKLTNNRTKGEHEQEVYFGDFPIMTDRGTFIINGVERVVVSQLIRSSGVYFTANVWRGRKLFGAKVIPNRGAWLEFETDADGFIGVKIDRRRKAPVTDLLRIFGNVSNEEILKAFADADTGPIKHIAQTLKKDSAESADDAYLEIYKRIRPGDLAAPENAKSLIDAMFNRNDRYDLSLVGRFKLNERLKSYVGDKIPMGAEGTASGKKDANSRLLGYDDLVRIIKEVIRLNNDQSNEPDDIDHLGNRRVRPVGELLQNKLRVGLARMRRIVQDRMSTLEIDTLTSVQLVNARPLISVVKEFFSSSQLSQFMDQVNPLAEVEHKRRISAMGPGGLTRERAGFEVRDVHRSHYGRICPIQTPEGANIGLVNHLSNYARLNEFGFLETPYAVVKKGKITTEIVWLNALDEEKKKIAHAGVPVNDKGEIVGEIIEARVNGEPGICHRDEVDLIDVAPQQSISVATALIPFLEHDDANRALMGSNMQRQAVVSVRADAPYVGTGMEDKAAHDSGHLVLAEGDGEIMEVDATKIVLKTAKGITTTLLNKFKRSNQFTCISQRPLVQKGEYVKKGALLADGPSIENGTLALGQNLLVSFVPWDGGNFEDAIILSERVVQNDQFTSIHIEDFYCDVRDTKLGPEMTTPDIPNVSEEKLRNLDEDGVVRVGAEVKSGDILVGKISPKGESELTAEERLLRAIFGEKARDVKDTSLTMPHGKYGRIVGIKIFSREHGDKLEPGIIKRVQVEIAQLRKVMAGDKLAGRHGNKGVISQVRPVEDMPYLADGTPVDIVLNPLGVASRMNLGQILETHLGWAAKTLGYRAVTPALSGATDADIKVELKKAGLPESGKVTVYDGRTGKPFSQPVTVGIIYMMKLNHLVEDKIHMRSIGPYSLITQQPLGGKAQFGGQRFGEMEVWALEGYGAAATLQEMLTIKSDDVVGRSAAYEAIIKGEKIKAPNIPASFNVLVSELKALGLNVELLRRELTAEEEAARMEQK; encoded by the coding sequence ATGATTAAACAACTCCCCACGAAGGTTTTCTCAGCGCACAAAGGAGCTCTAGTGAAGCAGCCGAATTTGGTTGAGGTTCAGACAAATTCGTATCGCTGGTTTTTAGAAAAAGGCATCCGTGAATTGCTTGATGAGGTCTCTCCCATCAAGGACTACTCGGGCAAAGAGCTTGAGTTGCATTTTACCGACTTCGCTTTTGACGAGCCGAAGTACGACGAGGCGTATTCACGTTTCAAAGATTTGACGTACGAGGCGACGTTAAGAGTGAAGGCGAAGCTCACAAACAACCGCACGAAAGGCGAACATGAGCAAGAAGTGTACTTCGGGGATTTTCCGATCATGACCGATCGCGGTACGTTTATCATCAACGGCGTGGAGCGCGTGGTGGTCTCCCAGCTCATCCGTTCGTCGGGCGTGTATTTCACCGCGAACGTGTGGCGTGGCCGGAAGCTGTTCGGCGCGAAAGTTATTCCGAACCGCGGCGCGTGGCTTGAATTTGAAACCGACGCGGACGGATTTATCGGAGTGAAGATTGACCGCCGTCGCAAGGCGCCGGTTACTGACTTGCTCCGCATTTTCGGAAACGTTTCAAACGAGGAAATTTTGAAGGCGTTTGCCGACGCGGACACCGGACCGATTAAGCACATTGCTCAAACACTGAAAAAAGACAGCGCGGAATCCGCGGACGACGCGTATTTGGAAATATATAAGCGTATCCGTCCGGGCGATTTGGCCGCGCCGGAAAACGCAAAGAGCTTGATTGACGCGATGTTTAACCGCAACGACCGCTACGATTTGTCGCTGGTTGGCCGGTTTAAGCTCAATGAGCGGCTGAAGTCATATGTTGGCGACAAGATCCCCATGGGAGCGGAAGGCACTGCCTCGGGCAAAAAGGACGCGAATTCGCGTCTTTTGGGCTACGACGATTTGGTCCGCATCATTAAAGAAGTCATCCGTTTGAATAACGACCAGAGCAATGAGCCGGATGATATTGACCATTTGGGGAACCGCCGCGTGCGTCCAGTGGGGGAATTGTTGCAGAACAAACTCCGCGTGGGACTCGCGCGCATGCGCCGCATTGTGCAGGACAGAATGTCCACGCTGGAGATTGACACCCTGACCTCCGTACAGCTCGTGAACGCGCGGCCGCTGATTTCGGTGGTGAAAGAATTCTTCTCGTCCTCACAGCTTTCGCAGTTCATGGACCAAGTGAACCCGTTGGCTGAGGTGGAACACAAGCGTCGCATCTCCGCGATGGGTCCGGGCGGTTTGACTCGTGAACGCGCCGGATTTGAGGTGCGCGACGTGCACCGCTCCCATTATGGCCGCATTTGCCCGATTCAAACGCCGGAAGGCGCGAACATCGGTTTGGTGAATCACTTGTCAAACTATGCTCGTTTGAATGAATTCGGATTTTTGGAAACGCCATACGCGGTGGTCAAAAAAGGGAAAATTACCACCGAGATCGTTTGGCTGAACGCGCTTGACGAAGAGAAAAAGAAAATCGCGCATGCCGGCGTGCCGGTGAACGATAAAGGAGAGATAGTGGGCGAAATTATTGAAGCGCGCGTGAACGGCGAGCCGGGTATTTGCCATCGTGACGAAGTGGACTTGATTGACGTGGCGCCGCAGCAATCCATCAGCGTCGCGACCGCGCTTATTCCGTTTTTGGAGCACGACGACGCGAACCGCGCCTTGATGGGTTCTAACATGCAGCGGCAGGCGGTAGTTTCCGTTCGCGCCGACGCGCCGTATGTCGGCACCGGCATGGAGGACAAGGCCGCGCACGATTCGGGACACTTGGTGCTCGCGGAAGGCGACGGCGAAATTATGGAGGTTGATGCGACAAAAATCGTGTTAAAGACGGCGAAGGGCATCACAACGACGCTCCTCAACAAGTTTAAGCGTTCCAACCAGTTCACCTGCATTTCGCAGCGCCCGCTGGTGCAGAAAGGGGAGTATGTGAAGAAAGGCGCGCTCTTGGCGGACGGTCCTTCCATTGAGAACGGGACCCTCGCCTTGGGACAAAACCTCCTCGTGTCATTTGTGCCGTGGGATGGAGGCAACTTTGAGGACGCCATCATTTTGTCTGAGCGCGTGGTGCAAAACGACCAGTTCACTTCCATTCATATTGAAGATTTTTATTGTGATGTCCGGGACACGAAACTTGGGCCCGAAATGACAACCCCTGACATACCGAACGTTTCCGAGGAAAAACTCCGTAATTTGGATGAAGACGGAGTGGTGCGCGTCGGCGCGGAAGTGAAATCCGGAGATATTTTGGTCGGCAAAATTTCTCCGAAAGGTGAAAGCGAGCTCACTGCCGAGGAGCGTCTGCTCCGGGCGATTTTCGGTGAAAAAGCGCGTGACGTGAAAGACACCTCGCTTACCATGCCGCATGGCAAATATGGACGCATTGTGGGCATCAAGATCTTCTCGCGTGAGCACGGCGATAAGCTTGAGCCGGGTATCATCAAACGGGTGCAGGTGGAAATTGCACAGCTCCGCAAAGTCATGGCGGGCGATAAGCTCGCCGGACGCCACGGCAACAAGGGTGTTATCTCGCAGGTGCGTCCGGTGGAGGATATGCCGTATCTTGCCGACGGTACACCGGTGGATATCGTGTTAAACCCGCTTGGCGTTGCCTCGCGTATGAACCTCGGGCAGATTTTGGAAACGCATTTGGGTTGGGCGGCGAAGACCTTGGGCTACCGCGCGGTGACCCCGGCGCTCTCGGGAGCGACCGACGCGGATATTAAAGTGGAACTTAAAAAAGCAGGATTGCCCGAAAGCGGGAAAGTGACGGTGTACGATGGTCGTACCGGAAAACCGTTCAGCCAGCCGGTGACCGTGGGCATCATCTATATGATGAAGCTCAACCACTTGGTGGAAGACAAGATCCACATGCGCTCCATTGGTCCTTATTCGCTTATTACGCAGCAGCCGTTGGGAGGCAAGGCGCAATTCGGCGGTCAGCGCTTCGGCGAAATGGAAGTATGGGCGCTGGAAGGGTATGGCGCTGCGGCGACATTGCAGGAAATGTTGACCATTAAGTCCGACGACGTGGTTGGCCGTTCCGCCGCATACGAAGCCATCATCAAGGGCGAAAAGATTAAAGCTCCAAACATTCCCGCGTCATTCAATGTGCTCGTGTCTGAACTGAAAGCGCTTGGCTTAAACGTCGAATTATTGCGGCGCGAACTGACGGCTGAAGAAGAGGCCGCGCGCATGGAACAGAAATAA